The proteins below come from a single Alligator mississippiensis isolate rAllMis1 chromosome 2, rAllMis1, whole genome shotgun sequence genomic window:
- the DLL4 gene encoding delta-like protein 4, translating into MAGGRLGGWTLLLLLLLLGLQQRAEGSGVFQLELQEFVNRQGALASGKPCAPHCRTFFRVCLKHFQAVVLPGSCTFGSLVTPVLGVNSFSIQDTERFDSPMQLPFNFTWPGTFSLIIEAWHAPANYLPQGSQPLPEDGLISQMAIQRPLAVGEEWSQDVQSGPQTQLRYSYRVICSDNYYGDSCSRLCKRRDDRFGHYVCESDGSLACLPGWAGEYCTEPICLSGCTEQNGYCNKPGECICRPGWQGRYCDECIPHVGCRHGTCKTQWQCICDEGWGGLFCDQDLNYCTHHKPCKNGATCMNTGQGSYTCSCKPGFTGVDCEHEISECDSNPCRNGGSCTDMENGYHCMCPPGYYGTHCEHSALTCIDSPCFNGGTCLEKEQGASYTCLCPLGFTGSNCEKKVDRCTSNPCANGGHCYDLGQIRVCRCRAGFSGQKCEININECARSPCSSGGTCHDLINDYTCTCLPGYTGRNCDIKTTDECASGPCQNGATCYGGLYSANFICNCPPGFMGSRCEFPVYTLPVPVPPRPVPWIAISMGVGLVALLVLFCMIAMVIRQMRRHPEQDRETMNNLSDFQKDNLIPASQLKNTNKNKDLEVDCGLEKSNYKPKNHTLEYNLVKDLTSRATQEDKYYKSEKCLGEKSPLRLHSEKPECRISAICSPRDSMYQSVFVITEERNECVIATEV; encoded by the exons ATGGCAGGCGGGCGCCTCGGGGGCTggacgctgctgctgctgctgctgctgctgggcttgcAGCAG AGGGCTGAGGGCTCCGGCGTCTTCCAGCTCGAGCTGCAGGAGTTCGTGAACCGGCAGGGCGCCCTGGCCAGCGGCAAGCCCTGCGCCCCGCACTGCCGCACCTTCTTCCGCGTCTGCCTCAAGCATTTCCAGGCCGTCGTGCTGCCGGGCTCCTGCACCTTCGGCAGCCTCGTCACGCCGGTGCTGGGCGTCAACTCCTTCAGCATCCAGGACACGGAGCGCTTcgacagccccatgcagctgccTTTCAACTTCACGTGGCCG GGCACCTTCTCACTCATCATCGAAGCCTGGCACGCGCCGGCCAACTACCTCCCGCAAG gctcccaaccaCTGCCTGAGGATGGGCTGATTAGCCAGATGGCAATCCAGCGCCCGCTAGCCGTAGGTGAAGAGTGGTCACAGGATGTGCAGAGTGGGCCACAGACCCAGCTGCGCTACTCCTACCGCGTCATCTGTAGCGACAACTACTATGGCGACAGCTGTTCACGCCTCTGCAAGCGCCGCGACGACCGCTTTGGCCACTATGTGTGCGAGTCCGATGGCAGCCTGGcttgcctgcctggctgggctggcgAGTACTGCACAGAGC CCATCTGTCTGTCTGGGTGCACTGAACAAAACGGGTACTGCAACAAGCCAGGAGAGTGCAT ATGTCGCCCAGGTTGGCAAGGCCGTTATTGTGATGAGTGCATTCCACATGTAGGCTGTCGCCATGGGACTTGCAAAACACAGTGGCAGTGCATATGTGATGAAGGCTGGGGCGGCCTTTTCTGTGATCAAG ATCTGAACTACTGCACTCACCACAAACCATGCAAAAACGGAGCCACCTGCATGAACACTGGCCAGGGCAGTTACACATGTTCATGCAAACCTGGTTTCACTGGTGTTGACTGTGAACATGAAATCAGCGAGTGTGATAGCAATCCCTGTCGGAACGGCGGTAGTTGCACG GATATGGAGAATGGTTACCATTGCATGTGCCCACCTGGATACTATGGAACTCACTGTGAGCACAGTGCTTTGACTTGTATTGATTCACCATGTTTTAATGGGGGCACATGCTTAGAAAAGGAACAAGGAGCCAGTTACACTTGCCTCTGCCCCCTGGGCTTTACAGGATCTAATTGTGAAAAGAAAGTGGACAGGTGCACAAGTAACCCATGTGCAAATG GTGGTCACTGCTATGACTTGGGTCAAATCCGTGTATGCCGATGCCGTGCTGGTTTTTCTGGTCAGAAGTGTGAGATAAACATCAATGAGTGTGCCCGGAGCCCATGTTCCAGTGGGGGCACTTGTCATGACCTGATCAATGATTACACTTGCACCTGCTTGCCAGGCTACACTGGCAGGAACTGTGACATCAAAACCACAGATGAATGTGCGTCTGGGCCGTGCCAGAATGGAGCCACATGCTATGGTGGACTTTATAGTGCCAACTTTATCTGTAACTGTCCTCCTGGCTTCATGGGCAGCCGTTGTGAATTCCCAGTTTATACATTACCTGTTCCAGTTCCTCCCAGACCAGTTCCTTGGATTGCTATCTCCATGGGCGTGGGGCTAGTGGCTTTGCTTGTACTGTTCTGCATGATAGCTATGGTCATCAGACAGATGCGGAGGCACCCAGAGCAGGATCGAGAGACTATGAACAACCTGTCTGACTTTCAGAAGGACAATCTTATTCCAGCTTCCCAACTCAAAAACACCAATAAAAATAAAGACCTGGAGGTGGACTGTGGGCTGGAGAAATCAAACTACAAACCTAAGAATCATACACTGGAATATAACTTGGTAAAGGATCTGACAAGCAGAGCGACACAGGAggataaatattataaaagtgaAAAGTGTTTAGGAGAGAAATCTCCCCTCCGATTACACAG TGAAAAGCCGGAATGTAGGATATCAGCAATATGCTCTCCAAGGGATTCAATGTACCAGTCTGTTTTTGTGATAACAGAGGAGCGGAATGAGTGCGTCATAGCCACAGAG GTATAA